The sequence CGGGATGCGCGACTACTTCCGCGAGATCGCCGACGCGGTCGACCTCCCGATCGTCGTCTACAACGTGCCCGGGCGCACGGGCGTCAACCTCCTGCCCGATACGGTCCTCCGGATCGCCGAAGACCCGCGCTTCGCCGGCGTGAAGGAGGCGTCCGGGAACCTCGACCAGGCCTCGCAGATCCTGCGGAGCCGCCCGGAACGCTTCGCGGTGCTTTCCGGCGAGGATTCGCTCGCGCTCCCGATGATCGCGCTCGGCGCCGACGGCGCGATCGCGGTCGTCTCCAACGAAGCTCCCGGCGCTTTCTCGCGCATGGTCGAAGAGGCTCGGGCCGGGAACTTCGCCGCGGCGCGCGAGATCCACGCCCGGCTCTTCCCGCTCATGCGGGCGAACTTCTGCGAGTCGAACCCGATTCCCGT comes from Thermoanaerobaculia bacterium and encodes:
- the dapA gene encoding 4-hydroxy-tetrahydrodipicolinate synthase translates to MTENRLGGVLTAIVTPFDSEGRVDEAALRRLVRWQIEEGVAGLVPCGTTGEGATLDPAEHELVVRIVVEEAKKSTRRVRIVAGAGTNDTRRTVALARRCRRAGADSLLVVTPYYNKPTQAGMRDYFREIADAVDLPIVVYNVPGRTGVNLLPDTVLRIAEDPRFAGVKEASGNLDQASQILRSRPERFAVLSGEDSLALPMIALGADGAIAVVSNEAPGAFSRMVEEARAGNFAAAREIHARLFPLMRANFCESNPIPV